The following proteins are encoded in a genomic region of Drosophila miranda strain MSH22 chromosome 4, D.miranda_PacBio2.1, whole genome shotgun sequence:
- the LOC108163045 gene encoding zinc finger protein 497 isoform X7, which produces MQHVSAASSVPSVVAPVVTTGGTTITLGGPPPLPKSENKEDGKPPHGIEMYKVNIEDISQLFTYHEVFGKIHGDVVNHQLAAAHGGQLPPPPPLPPQTHAVSAAAAAAAASTNNAAVAAVMASANAAAAAAAAASAAGGNGLPVATSSGGQQGSATVTTTSSTASSGSGNSGSGGTTTTAGELLMPKMEGGIHGVDGQSTVALAPDGTPIATGTHVCDICGKMFQFRYQLIVHRRYHSERKPFMCQVCGQGFTTSQDLTRHGKIHIGGPMFTCIVCFNVFANNTSLERHMKRHSTDKPFACTICQKTFARKEHLDNHFRSHTGETPFRCQYCAKTFTRKEHMVNHVRKHTGETPHRCDICKKSFTRKEHYVNHYMWHTGQTPHQCDVCGKKYTRKEHLANHMRSHTNETPFRCEICGKSFSRKEHFTNHILWHTGETPHRCDFCSKTFTRKEHLLNHVRQHTGESPHRCSYCMKTFTRKEHLVNHIRQHTGETPFKCTYCTKAFTRKDHMVNHVRQHTGESPHKCTYCTKTFTRKEHLTNHVRQHTGDSPHRCSYCKKTFTRKEHLTNHVRLHTGDSPHKCEYCQKTFTRKEHLNNHMRQHSSDNPHCCNVCNKPFTRKEHLINHMSRCHTGDRPFTCETCGKSFPLKGNLLFHQRSHTKGQEMERPFSCEKCPKNFICKVPHHSSTTMHTIQQITAGAASGAGAVQLTPGLVPLVTSTLISHNAAAQQQSQKQQAAQQQAAAAAAAQQQAAAQQQAAAAAAHQQHQQQVAAQHQQQAVAAHQQQQQQLQQQQQLLQLSIQQAAHHHQQQEQHRQQQHQQQQQQHHQQQQQGHPQAPPPPQQQQQPPPQVPIALISDPSALARAAMQLQHLPANVEQHPVVY; this is translated from the exons ATGCAGCACGTGAGCGCTGCCAGCTCGGTGCCATCAGTTGTAGCCCCGGTCGTGACCACTGGTGGAACCACCATCACCCTCGGCGGACCGCCGCCCTTGCCTAAATCTGAGAACAAAGAGGATGGCAAACCGCCGCACGGCATAGAAATGTACAAGGTGAACATTGAGGATATCTCCCAGCTGTTTACATACCACGAGGTCTTTGGAAAGATCCACGGCGATGTGGTCAATCATCAGCTGGCGGCGGCGCATGGCGGACAactgccgccgccaccaccCCTGCCACCGCAGACGCATGCCGTGagtgcagcggcagcagcggctgcaGCATCCACCAATAATGCCGCTGTGGCGGCTGTAATGGCATCAGCGaatgctgctgcagcagcagcggcggccgcCTCGGCGGCGGGAGGCAACGGCCTGCCGGTGGCGACGAGCTCCGGCGGCCAGCAGGGCAGCGCTACGGTGACCACGACCAGTTCGACGGcgagcagtggcagcggcaacagCGGTAGCGGGGGCACCACAACCACGGCGGGTGAGTTGCTTATGCCTAAAATGGAGGGCGGCATTCATGGCGTGGACGGGCAGTCGACCGTGGCGCTGGCCCCAGACGGGACGCCCATTGCGACGGGGACCCATGTGTGCGACATTTGTGGCAAGATGTTCCAGTTTCGGTATCAGCTGATCGTGCACCGTCGCTACCACAGCGAACGCAAGCCGTTCATGTGTCAGGTGTGCGGACAGGGTTTCACCACGTCGCAGGACCTGACACGCCATGGGAAGATCCACATCGGTGGCCCCATGTTCACCTGCATCGTGTGCTTCAATGTGTTTGCCAACAACACCAGTCTGGAGCGGCATATGAAACGTCATTCCACGGACAAGCCATTCGCCTGCACCATTTGCCAAAAGACCTTTGCCCGCAAAGAGCATCTGGACAATCACTTTCGCTCGCACACGGGCGAAACGCCCTTCCGTTGCCAGTACTGCGCCAAGACGTTCACGCGCAAGGAGCATATGGTTAACCATGTGCGCAAACACACGGGTGAGACGCCACATCGTTGCGATATTTGTAAGAAGTCCTTTACGCGCAAGGAACACTATGTTAACCACTACATGTGGCACACTG GTCAAACACCGCATCAGTGCGACGTATGCGGAAAGAAATACACGCGCAAGGAGCATCTAGCAAATCATATGCGATCGCACACCAACGAGACGCCGTTCCGTTGCGAGATCTGTGGCAAGAGCTTTAGCCGCAAGGAGCACTTCACCAATCACATACTCTGGCATACAG GCGAGACGCCGCATCGGTGCGACTTCTGCTCCAAGACGTTTACGCGCAAGGAGCATTTGTTAAATCACGTGCGCCAGCACACGGGAGAGTCGCCTCATCGCTGCTCCTACTGCATGAAGACGTTCACGCGCAAGGAGCATCTGGTCAATCACATACGCCAGCACACGGGTGAGACACCGTTCAAGTGCACGTACTGCACGAAAGCGTTCACGCGCAAAGATCACATGGTTAATCATGTACGGCAACATACAGGCGAATCGCCGCACAAGTGCACATACTGCACCAAGACGTTCACGCGCAAGGAGCACCTAACGAACCATGTGCGTCAGCACACGGGCGACTCGCCGCACCGTTGCTCCTACTGCAAGAAGACATTCACACGGAAGGAGCACCTGACGAATCATGTGCGCCTGCATACGGGCGACTCGCCGCACAAGTGCGAGTACTGCCAGAAGACGTTCACACGGAAGGAGCACCTCAACAACCATATGCGCCAGCACTCAAGCGACAATCCGCATTGCTGCAACGTTTGCAACAAGCCGTTCACCCGCAAGGAGCATCTGATCAATCACATGTCACGCTGTCACACCGGCGATCGACCCTTCACCTGCGAGACATGCGGCAAGTCCTTCCCCCTCAAGGGCAACCTGCTCTTCCATCAGCGCAGCCACACCAAGGGCCAGGAGATGGAGCGTCCGTTCTCCTGCGAGAAGTGCCCCAAGAACTTTATCTGCAAAG TTCCTCACCACTCGTCGACCACGATGCACACCATCCAGCAGATCACGGCCGGTGCCGCGAGCGGCGCGGGTGCGGTCCAACTGACGCCGGGTCTGGTGCCGCTGGTCACCTCGACGCTGATTTCGCATAACGCTGCCGCCCAGCAGCAGTCGCAGAAGCAGCAGGCCGCTCAGCAACAGGCTGCCGCTGCAGCGGCTGCCCAACAGCAGGCAGCCGCccagcagcaggcggcggcggcggcggcccatcagcagcaccagcaacaggTGGCggctcagcatcagcagcaggcagTGGCCGCccatcagcaacagcagcagcagctccaacagcagcagcaactgctGCAGCTCTCGATTCAGCAGGCTGCCCAtcaccatcagcagcaggagcagcaccgtcagcagcagcatcaacagcagcagcagcaacaccatcagcagcagcagcagggccaCCCGCAGGCGCCCCCaccgccgcagcagcagcagcagccaccgccACAGGTGCCTATCGCCTTGATCAGCGATCCCAGTGCCCTCGCCCGTGCTGCCATGCAGCTGCAGCATTTGCCGGCCAATGTCGAACAGCATCCGGTGGTTTACTAA
- the LOC108163045 gene encoding zinc finger protein 3 isoform X11 codes for MQHVSAASSVPSVVAPVVTTGGTTITLGGPPPLPKSENKEDGKPPHGIEMYKVNIEDISQLFTYHEVFGKIHGDVVNHQLAAAHGGQLPPPPPLPPQTHAVSAAAAAAAASTNNAAVAAVMASANAAAAAAAAASAAGGNGLPVATSSGGQQGSATVTTTSSTASSGSGNSGSGGTTTTAGQTPHQCDVCGKKYTRKEHLANHMRSHTNETPFRCEICGKSFSRKEHFTNHILWHTAGETPHRCDFCSKTFTRKEHLLNHVRQHTGESPHRCSYCMKTFTRKEHLVNHIRQHTGETPFKCTYCTKAFTRKDHMVNHVRQHTGESPHKCTYCTKTFTRKEHLTNHVRQHTGDSPHRCSYCKKTFTRKEHLTNHVRLHTGDSPHKCEYCQKTFTRKEHLNNHMRQHSSDNPHCCNVCNKPFTRKEHLINHMSRCHTGDRPFTCETCGKSFPLKGNLLFHQRSHTKGQEMERPFSCEKCPKNFICKVPHHSSTTMHTIQQITAGAASGAGAVQLTPGLVPLVTSTLISHNAAAQQQSQKQQAAQQQAAAAAAAQQQAAAQQQAAAAAAHQQHQQQVAAQHQQQAVAAHQQQQQQLQQQQQLLQLSIQQAAHHHQQQEQHRQQQHQQQQQQHHQQQQQGHPQAPPPPQQQQQPPPQVPIALISDPSALARAAMQLQHLPANVEQHPVVY; via the exons ATGCAGCACGTGAGCGCTGCCAGCTCGGTGCCATCAGTTGTAGCCCCGGTCGTGACCACTGGTGGAACCACCATCACCCTCGGCGGACCGCCGCCCTTGCCTAAATCTGAGAACAAAGAGGATGGCAAACCGCCGCACGGCATAGAAATGTACAAGGTGAACATTGAGGATATCTCCCAGCTGTTTACATACCACGAGGTCTTTGGAAAGATCCACGGCGATGTGGTCAATCATCAGCTGGCGGCGGCGCATGGCGGACAactgccgccgccaccaccCCTGCCACCGCAGACGCATGCCGTGagtgcagcggcagcagcggctgcaGCATCCACCAATAATGCCGCTGTGGCGGCTGTAATGGCATCAGCGaatgctgctgcagcagcagcggcggccgcCTCGGCGGCGGGAGGCAACGGCCTGCCGGTGGCGACGAGCTCCGGCGGCCAGCAGGGCAGCGCTACGGTGACCACGACCAGTTCGACGGcgagcagtggcagcggcaacagCGGTAGCGGGGGCACCACAACCACGGCGG GTCAAACACCGCATCAGTGCGACGTATGCGGAAAGAAATACACGCGCAAGGAGCATCTAGCAAATCATATGCGATCGCACACCAACGAGACGCCGTTCCGTTGCGAGATCTGTGGCAAGAGCTTTAGCCGCAAGGAGCACTTCACCAATCACATACTCTGGCATACAG CAGGCGAGACGCCGCATCGGTGCGACTTCTGCTCCAAGACGTTTACGCGCAAGGAGCATTTGTTAAATCACGTGCGCCAGCACACGGGAGAGTCGCCTCATCGCTGCTCCTACTGCATGAAGACGTTCACGCGCAAGGAGCATCTGGTCAATCACATACGCCAGCACACGGGTGAGACACCGTTCAAGTGCACGTACTGCACGAAAGCGTTCACGCGCAAAGATCACATGGTTAATCATGTACGGCAACATACAGGCGAATCGCCGCACAAGTGCACATACTGCACCAAGACGTTCACGCGCAAGGAGCACCTAACGAACCATGTGCGTCAGCACACGGGCGACTCGCCGCACCGTTGCTCCTACTGCAAGAAGACATTCACACGGAAGGAGCACCTGACGAATCATGTGCGCCTGCATACGGGCGACTCGCCGCACAAGTGCGAGTACTGCCAGAAGACGTTCACACGGAAGGAGCACCTCAACAACCATATGCGCCAGCACTCAAGCGACAATCCGCATTGCTGCAACGTTTGCAACAAGCCGTTCACCCGCAAGGAGCATCTGATCAATCACATGTCACGCTGTCACACCGGCGATCGACCCTTCACCTGCGAGACATGCGGCAAGTCCTTCCCCCTCAAGGGCAACCTGCTCTTCCATCAGCGCAGCCACACCAAGGGCCAGGAGATGGAGCGTCCGTTCTCCTGCGAGAAGTGCCCCAAGAACTTTATCTGCAAAG TTCCTCACCACTCGTCGACCACGATGCACACCATCCAGCAGATCACGGCCGGTGCCGCGAGCGGCGCGGGTGCGGTCCAACTGACGCCGGGTCTGGTGCCGCTGGTCACCTCGACGCTGATTTCGCATAACGCTGCCGCCCAGCAGCAGTCGCAGAAGCAGCAGGCCGCTCAGCAACAGGCTGCCGCTGCAGCGGCTGCCCAACAGCAGGCAGCCGCccagcagcaggcggcggcggcggcggcccatcagcagcaccagcaacaggTGGCggctcagcatcagcagcaggcagTGGCCGCccatcagcaacagcagcagcagctccaacagcagcagcaactgctGCAGCTCTCGATTCAGCAGGCTGCCCAtcaccatcagcagcaggagcagcaccgtcagcagcagcatcaacagcagcagcagcaacaccatcagcagcagcagcagggccaCCCGCAGGCGCCCCCaccgccgcagcagcagcagcagccaccgccACAGGTGCCTATCGCCTTGATCAGCGATCCCAGTGCCCTCGCCCGTGCTGCCATGCAGCTGCAGCATTTGCCGGCCAATGTCGAACAGCATCCGGTGGTTTACTAA
- the LOC108163045 gene encoding zinc finger protein 3 isoform X9, which produces MQHVSAASSVPSVVAPVVTTGGTTITLGGPPPLPKSENKEDGKPPHGIEMYKVNIEDISQLFTYHEVFGKIHGDVVNHQLAAAHGGQLPPPPPLPPQTHAVSAAAAAAAASTNNAAVAAVMASANAAAAAAAAASAAGGNGLPVATSSGGQQGSATVTTTSSTASSGSGNSGSGGTTTTAGQTPHQCDVCGKKYTRKEHLANHMRSHTNETPFRCEICGKSFSRKEHFTNHILWHTGETPHRCDFCSKTFTRKEHLLNHVRQHTGESPHRCSYCMKTFTRKEHLVNHIRQHTGETPFKCTYCTKAFTRKDHMVNHVRQHTGESPHKCTYCTKTFTRKEHLTNHVRQHTGDSPHRCSYCKKTFTRKEHLTNHVRLHTGDSPHKCEYCQKTFTRKEHLNNHMRQHSSDNPHCCNVCNKPFTRKEHLINHMSRCHTGDRPFTCETCGKSFPLKGNLLFHQRSHTKGQEMERPFSCEKCPKNFICKGHLVSHMRSHSGEKPHACTLCSKAFVERGNLKRHMKMNHPDAMMPPPPVHPHPQIPAGVLTQVKQEVKPIIIPHHSSTTMHTIQQITAGAASGAGAVQLTPGLVPLVTSTLISHNAAAQQQSQKQQAAQQQAAAAAAAQQQAAAQQQAAAAAAHQQHQQQVAAQHQQQAVAAHQQQQQQLQQQQQLLQLSIQQAAHHHQQQEQHRQQQHQQQQQQHHQQQQQGHPQAPPPPQQQQQPPPQVPIALISDPSALARAAMQLQHLPANVEQHPVVY; this is translated from the exons ATGCAGCACGTGAGCGCTGCCAGCTCGGTGCCATCAGTTGTAGCCCCGGTCGTGACCACTGGTGGAACCACCATCACCCTCGGCGGACCGCCGCCCTTGCCTAAATCTGAGAACAAAGAGGATGGCAAACCGCCGCACGGCATAGAAATGTACAAGGTGAACATTGAGGATATCTCCCAGCTGTTTACATACCACGAGGTCTTTGGAAAGATCCACGGCGATGTGGTCAATCATCAGCTGGCGGCGGCGCATGGCGGACAactgccgccgccaccaccCCTGCCACCGCAGACGCATGCCGTGagtgcagcggcagcagcggctgcaGCATCCACCAATAATGCCGCTGTGGCGGCTGTAATGGCATCAGCGaatgctgctgcagcagcagcggcggccgcCTCGGCGGCGGGAGGCAACGGCCTGCCGGTGGCGACGAGCTCCGGCGGCCAGCAGGGCAGCGCTACGGTGACCACGACCAGTTCGACGGcgagcagtggcagcggcaacagCGGTAGCGGGGGCACCACAACCACGGCGG GTCAAACACCGCATCAGTGCGACGTATGCGGAAAGAAATACACGCGCAAGGAGCATCTAGCAAATCATATGCGATCGCACACCAACGAGACGCCGTTCCGTTGCGAGATCTGTGGCAAGAGCTTTAGCCGCAAGGAGCACTTCACCAATCACATACTCTGGCATACAG GCGAGACGCCGCATCGGTGCGACTTCTGCTCCAAGACGTTTACGCGCAAGGAGCATTTGTTAAATCACGTGCGCCAGCACACGGGAGAGTCGCCTCATCGCTGCTCCTACTGCATGAAGACGTTCACGCGCAAGGAGCATCTGGTCAATCACATACGCCAGCACACGGGTGAGACACCGTTCAAGTGCACGTACTGCACGAAAGCGTTCACGCGCAAAGATCACATGGTTAATCATGTACGGCAACATACAGGCGAATCGCCGCACAAGTGCACATACTGCACCAAGACGTTCACGCGCAAGGAGCACCTAACGAACCATGTGCGTCAGCACACGGGCGACTCGCCGCACCGTTGCTCCTACTGCAAGAAGACATTCACACGGAAGGAGCACCTGACGAATCATGTGCGCCTGCATACGGGCGACTCGCCGCACAAGTGCGAGTACTGCCAGAAGACGTTCACACGGAAGGAGCACCTCAACAACCATATGCGCCAGCACTCAAGCGACAATCCGCATTGCTGCAACGTTTGCAACAAGCCGTTCACCCGCAAGGAGCATCTGATCAATCACATGTCACGCTGTCACACCGGCGATCGACCCTTCACCTGCGAGACATGCGGCAAGTCCTTCCCCCTCAAGGGCAACCTGCTCTTCCATCAGCGCAGCCACACCAAGGGCCAGGAGATGGAGCGTCCGTTCTCCTGCGAGAAGTGCCCCAAGAACTTTATCTGCAAAG GTCACTTGGTCTCGCACATGCGCTCCCATTCGGGCGAGAAACCACACGCGTGCACTCTGTGCAGCAAGGCTTTCGTCGAGCGCGGCAATTTGAAGCGCCACATGAAGATGAATCACCCGGATGCTATGATGCCGCCACCACCCgtgcatccgcatccgcaaaTACCGGCTGGTGTGCTGACGCAAGTCAAGCAGGAAGTGAAACCGATCATAA TTCCTCACCACTCGTCGACCACGATGCACACCATCCAGCAGATCACGGCCGGTGCCGCGAGCGGCGCGGGTGCGGTCCAACTGACGCCGGGTCTGGTGCCGCTGGTCACCTCGACGCTGATTTCGCATAACGCTGCCGCCCAGCAGCAGTCGCAGAAGCAGCAGGCCGCTCAGCAACAGGCTGCCGCTGCAGCGGCTGCCCAACAGCAGGCAGCCGCccagcagcaggcggcggcggcggcggcccatcagcagcaccagcaacaggTGGCggctcagcatcagcagcaggcagTGGCCGCccatcagcaacagcagcagcagctccaacagcagcagcaactgctGCAGCTCTCGATTCAGCAGGCTGCCCAtcaccatcagcagcaggagcagcaccgtcagcagcagcatcaacagcagcagcagcaacaccatcagcagcagcagcagggccaCCCGCAGGCGCCCCCaccgccgcagcagcagcagcagccaccgccACAGGTGCCTATCGCCTTGATCAGCGATCCCAGTGCCCTCGCCCGTGCTGCCATGCAGCTGCAGCATTTGCCGGCCAATGTCGAACAGCATCCGGTGGTTTACTAA
- the LOC108163045 gene encoding zinc finger protein 497 isoform X5, whose product MQHVSAASSVPSVVAPVVTTGGTTITLGGPPPLPKSENKEDGKPPHGIEMYKVNIEDISQLFTYHEVFGKIHGDVVNHQLAAAHGGQLPPPPPLPPQTHAVSAAAAAAAASTNNAAVAAVMASANAAAAAAAAASAAGGNGLPVATSSGGQQGSATVTTTSSTASSGSGNSGSGGTTTTAGELLMPKMEGGIHGVDGQSTVALAPDGTPIATGTHVCDICGKMFQFRYQLIVHRRYHSERKPFMCQVCGQGFTTSQDLTRHGKIHIGGPMFTCIVCFNVFANNTSLERHMKRHSTDKPFACTICQKTFARKEHLDNHFRSHTGETPFRCQYCAKTFTRKEHMVNHVRKHTGQTPHQCDVCGKKYTRKEHLANHMRSHTNETPFRCEICGKSFSRKEHFTNHILWHTAGETPHRCDFCSKTFTRKEHLLNHVRQHTGESPHRCSYCMKTFTRKEHLVNHIRQHTGESPHKCTYCTKTFTRKEHLTNHVRQHTGDSPHRCSYCKKTFTRKEHLTNHVRLHTGDSPHKCEYCQKTFTRKEHLNNHMRQHSSDNPHCCNVCNKPFTRKEHLINHMSRCHTGDRPFTCETCGKSFPLKGNLLFHQRSHTKGQEMERPFSCEKCPKNFICKGHLVSHMRSHSGEKPHACTLCSKAFVERGNLKRHMKMNHPDAMMPPPPVHPHPQIPAGVLTQVKQEVKPIIIPHHSSTTMHTIQQITAGAASGAGAVQLTPGLVPLVTSTLISHNAAAQQQSQKQQAAQQQAAAAAAAQQQAAAQQQAAAAAAHQQHQQQVAAQHQQQAVAAHQQQQQQLQQQQQLLQLSIQQAAHHHQQQEQHRQQQHQQQQQQHHQQQQQGHPQAPPPPQQQQQPPPQVPIALISDPSALARAAMQLQHLPANVEQHPVVY is encoded by the exons ATGCAGCACGTGAGCGCTGCCAGCTCGGTGCCATCAGTTGTAGCCCCGGTCGTGACCACTGGTGGAACCACCATCACCCTCGGCGGACCGCCGCCCTTGCCTAAATCTGAGAACAAAGAGGATGGCAAACCGCCGCACGGCATAGAAATGTACAAGGTGAACATTGAGGATATCTCCCAGCTGTTTACATACCACGAGGTCTTTGGAAAGATCCACGGCGATGTGGTCAATCATCAGCTGGCGGCGGCGCATGGCGGACAactgccgccgccaccaccCCTGCCACCGCAGACGCATGCCGTGagtgcagcggcagcagcggctgcaGCATCCACCAATAATGCCGCTGTGGCGGCTGTAATGGCATCAGCGaatgctgctgcagcagcagcggcggccgcCTCGGCGGCGGGAGGCAACGGCCTGCCGGTGGCGACGAGCTCCGGCGGCCAGCAGGGCAGCGCTACGGTGACCACGACCAGTTCGACGGcgagcagtggcagcggcaacagCGGTAGCGGGGGCACCACAACCACGGCGGGTGAGTTGCTTATGCCTAAAATGGAGGGCGGCATTCATGGCGTGGACGGGCAGTCGACCGTGGCGCTGGCCCCAGACGGGACGCCCATTGCGACGGGGACCCATGTGTGCGACATTTGTGGCAAGATGTTCCAGTTTCGGTATCAGCTGATCGTGCACCGTCGCTACCACAGCGAACGCAAGCCGTTCATGTGTCAGGTGTGCGGACAGGGTTTCACCACGTCGCAGGACCTGACACGCCATGGGAAGATCCACATCGGTGGCCCCATGTTCACCTGCATCGTGTGCTTCAATGTGTTTGCCAACAACACCAGTCTGGAGCGGCATATGAAACGTCATTCCACGGACAAGCCATTCGCCTGCACCATTTGCCAAAAGACCTTTGCCCGCAAAGAGCATCTGGACAATCACTTTCGCTCGCACACGGGCGAAACGCCCTTCCGTTGCCAGTACTGCGCCAAGACGTTCACGCGCAAGGAGCATATGGTTAACCATGTGCGCAAACACACGG GTCAAACACCGCATCAGTGCGACGTATGCGGAAAGAAATACACGCGCAAGGAGCATCTAGCAAATCATATGCGATCGCACACCAACGAGACGCCGTTCCGTTGCGAGATCTGTGGCAAGAGCTTTAGCCGCAAGGAGCACTTCACCAATCACATACTCTGGCATACAG CAGGCGAGACGCCGCATCGGTGCGACTTCTGCTCCAAGACGTTTACGCGCAAGGAGCATTTGTTAAATCACGTGCGCCAGCACACGGGAGAGTCGCCTCATCGCTGCTCCTACTGCATGAAGACGTTCACGCGCAAGGAGCATCTGGTCAATCACATACGCCAGCACACGG GCGAATCGCCGCACAAGTGCACATACTGCACCAAGACGTTCACGCGCAAGGAGCACCTAACGAACCATGTGCGTCAGCACACGGGCGACTCGCCGCACCGTTGCTCCTACTGCAAGAAGACATTCACACGGAAGGAGCACCTGACGAATCATGTGCGCCTGCATACGGGCGACTCGCCGCACAAGTGCGAGTACTGCCAGAAGACGTTCACACGGAAGGAGCACCTCAACAACCATATGCGCCAGCACTCAAGCGACAATCCGCATTGCTGCAACGTTTGCAACAAGCCGTTCACCCGCAAGGAGCATCTGATCAATCACATGTCACGCTGTCACACCGGCGATCGACCCTTCACCTGCGAGACATGCGGCAAGTCCTTCCCCCTCAAGGGCAACCTGCTCTTCCATCAGCGCAGCCACACCAAGGGCCAGGAGATGGAGCGTCCGTTCTCCTGCGAGAAGTGCCCCAAGAACTTTATCTGCAAAG GTCACTTGGTCTCGCACATGCGCTCCCATTCGGGCGAGAAACCACACGCGTGCACTCTGTGCAGCAAGGCTTTCGTCGAGCGCGGCAATTTGAAGCGCCACATGAAGATGAATCACCCGGATGCTATGATGCCGCCACCACCCgtgcatccgcatccgcaaaTACCGGCTGGTGTGCTGACGCAAGTCAAGCAGGAAGTGAAACCGATCATAA TTCCTCACCACTCGTCGACCACGATGCACACCATCCAGCAGATCACGGCCGGTGCCGCGAGCGGCGCGGGTGCGGTCCAACTGACGCCGGGTCTGGTGCCGCTGGTCACCTCGACGCTGATTTCGCATAACGCTGCCGCCCAGCAGCAGTCGCAGAAGCAGCAGGCCGCTCAGCAACAGGCTGCCGCTGCAGCGGCTGCCCAACAGCAGGCAGCCGCccagcagcaggcggcggcggcggcggcccatcagcagcaccagcaacaggTGGCggctcagcatcagcagcaggcagTGGCCGCccatcagcaacagcagcagcagctccaacagcagcagcaactgctGCAGCTCTCGATTCAGCAGGCTGCCCAtcaccatcagcagcaggagcagcaccgtcagcagcagcatcaacagcagcagcagcaacaccatcagcagcagcagcagggccaCCCGCAGGCGCCCCCaccgccgcagcagcagcagcagccaccgccACAGGTGCCTATCGCCTTGATCAGCGATCCCAGTGCCCTCGCCCGTGCTGCCATGCAGCTGCAGCATTTGCCGGCCAATGTCGAACAGCATCCGGTGGTTTACTAA